The window TGCTTACGGTGTCCATTTAGGACAGGAAGACTTACAAACGGTGGATTTAGAAGCGTTACGCTCAAGTGAAGTTCGATTAGGAATTTCTACACACAGTTACACCGAGGTTCTTATCGCCCTGCAATACGCGCCATCGTATATTGCGCTTGGTCATATTTTCACAACCCAAACTAAGGAGATGCCGTCCAAACCACAAGGACTGGAGCGTTTGGTACGTTATGTCGCTTTATTAAAACCGACCGGTATACCTACGGTCGCTATCGGTGGTATTTCCAAAGCGCGCATTGCGAAAGTCAAACAAACCGGTGTTAACGGCATTGCTTTAGTTAGCGCCATTACAAAAGCCGCGAACACCGAAGCCGCCATTAACGAACTTCATCAAGAGTTGGAGGCTGCCCATGTTGACTGATCAACAAGCTCTGCGCTACAGCAGCAACCTACTTATTGGCTCCATTGGAGAAAGTGGACAGCAACGTTTACTGGACAGCCAAGTACTCATTATTGGGCTTGGAGGTTTAGGCACTCCTGCCAGTCAATATCTGGCGTCATCTGGCGTTGGCCAGCTGACACTCATGGATCACGATAAAGTATCGCTAAGTAACCTACAACGGCAAATGCTGTACAGTGGTTTGGATGTTGGCTTACCTAAAGTCACACAAGCTGCACAGCGCTTAGCCGATATAAATCCAGACGTCGATATAACAACATTATCGCAGGCGGCGTCCGAAGATACTCTGAGAGAGCACATTGGTACGTGCGATATCGTGCTCGATTGCACCGATAACCGTGACACTCGTTATCTCATTAACCGTTACTGCTATTGGTTCAACAAACCACTGATTAGTGGCGCTGCCCGAGGTTTTAACGGACAGGTCGTCGCTTTACATCCTGGTCACGATCATGGGTGCTATCAATGCCTTTACCCTACTGAAGTTAAAGAACCTCTGGACTGCAGTAACGCCGGCATTGCTGCCCCTGTCGTCGGCATTATTGGCGCCATGCAGTCGCTTCTTGCGATTCAATACTTAACACAACACGAATTGCCCTGGGGGTTGCTTCAGTCATTTGATGGTCTCGGTCACCAATGGCACGTAGCTGAATTACCCAAGTCAGCAACGTGCCCAATTTGCGGAGGTGAAAATGCAAATAACCGTTAATGGTAAACCAATGCGATTCGATGGCGTTTTGCGTTTGTCGGAGTTTTTTGAACATCAACAAATCAACACTGCTGCTATTGCTGTTGCCGTCAACGGCGTTGTTATCCATCGTGAGAATTGGCATGAACATAGGCTGAAT is drawn from Idiomarina piscisalsi and contains these coding sequences:
- a CDS encoding HesA/MoeB/ThiF family protein, encoding MLTDQQALRYSSNLLIGSIGESGQQRLLDSQVLIIGLGGLGTPASQYLASSGVGQLTLMDHDKVSLSNLQRQMLYSGLDVGLPKVTQAAQRLADINPDVDITTLSQAASEDTLREHIGTCDIVLDCTDNRDTRYLINRYCYWFNKPLISGAARGFNGQVVALHPGHDHGCYQCLYPTEVKEPLDCSNAGIAAPVVGIIGAMQSLLAIQYLTQHELPWGLLQSFDGLGHQWHVAELPKSATCPICGGENANNR
- the thiS gene encoding sulfur carrier protein ThiS, yielding MQITVNGKPMRFDGVLRLSEFFEHQQINTAAIAVAVNGVVIHRENWHEHRLNHDDSLTIIQAVAGG